From the genome of Planktothrix serta PCC 8927:
AAAGCGGTTAAAACCGCCTGAGTTCTTTTAGAATCCGTAAGAATAACCATCCTTTTTATGAATTGATTGACAATATTTATGACTAATTCCTGTTANGAGAAATCGAGGTTGACGATAGCGAGTTTTACGGTTTCTTCGGGAACGACGTAATGAACGTCGAGATTCCAAAGACATTTTAATCGTTTGACCCCGATGGGTTAATTCTGCACCCCAAATTACTTTGTTTCCTTGAACTAATGCAATTCCAGTGGTTTTTGAACCCGGATCAATTTTGAGGGTTATTTGTTGTATTTCTGGTTCGGGTTTTGACTCCTTTAAGATAATAGTAAACGGATAACGACGATAAACAGCAGCTTGACCTTGATTCAATAACAATCGAGCTTGAGCAGGATGTATTGGGCTTTGAGGTTGTTTATTCGGAGCAATTACAAAGACGTAATTGGACATAAAATAACTCCTATTTCTAGGGTAATGTTCGCTTCGCCAATGTTTTCTGAACTTTTGGCGCTAACAACACTGTCTTACCCCTCGTAAAACTGTTTAATTGTTAACAATAGAGCCACAAACTAGCGTCGCATTCGTGGGTATTATGATCCAGAAAACGTAGCCGTTAGGCTGAGGCGGGTACGAGCTATCTAAAGTTGGAGGCATGAAGCCCCGTCTCTTCAGAGCGGGGTGCTGACTGATAGTTTTACTTTATGCCATTGCCGGGGGAATTGGGCTTAAATTTTACATTTTTGTTAGAGTTAGACTCGTCCTCGTAACATTTGACTCATCTCGTTAGGGAACGGAGAGACCTCTAAACAAATTTCTTCGGTAATCCGTCCTTCCTGATAGAGATTGTAAAGGGATTTGTTCATTGTTGTCATCCCTTCATAGGTATCTTTGAGCATAATTTGATTAATTTCTTCAAACTTGTCTTTAACGATGTATTCCTTAATTACATCGGTATTGATCAAAACATCGTGAAAAGCCGCCCGTTTACCATCGGTAGTTTTACACAACAATTGAGCAATAATCGCCACTAGAGATTCGGAAATAGATACTTTAATCGAAGGTTGTTCCTCGGCGGTAAACATATCTAAAATCCGAGTTAACGTTTTCACCGCACTATTGGTGTGTAACGTTCCAGAGACTAAGTGACCCGTTTGTGCTGCTTTTAAAGCAATTTGCATCGTTTCCTTGTCCCGAATTTCCCCTACCAGTAAAACATCGGGGTCTTGACGCAACGCTCCTTTAAGCGCATTAAAAAACTTTAAGGTATGGCGTCCGACTTCTCGGTGTTTAATCAGGGATTTTTTACTTTCATGAACAAATTCTACCGGGTCTTCAATGGTAATAATATTGTAGGCATAGTTGCGGTTCATGTAGTCAATCATCGCCGCCAGGGTGGTAGACTTACCCGAACCCGTTGGCCCTGTAACTAGAATTAACCCTTTGTGATATTGACAGATTTTTTTAAACACCTCTGGTAACTTCAACTGTTCCAAAGTCAAAATCGTGGAACCAATTAACCGCAATACCAGTGAAGGGCCATTGAGGGCATCAAAGATACTAATCCGAATTCGCACAAAGCCCAAATCTGCCGCGCCGTCAAAGTCGAGATTTTCTTGAAATTGGTGGATTTCCTCATCGGTTAACACCTCCATCAACCAACTCATAAACGTATTTAAGTCGGTGTTCGGCCACTCTAAAGGGACAATATCCCCCCGTTTACGAAAGCGTGGGGGTTCATTAACGCCTAAGTGAACGTCCGAAGCCCCCTCATCGTTGGCTCGTTTGACAATTTCATGTAACGTCGGATTACCAGGGCTAGGGCCTTTGTTTCTGGGTGTCGCCATCACCGTTACTTTAGTCGCCGCAGCTTGAGCCGATGCAGCAACAGCACCACTGACAACAGTAGCCCCAGGTGGGGGAGGTGCTTTCGGTGCAGGTGGACGTGGCGGAACCCCAGGCACTGGTGGACGAGGAACAGGTGGACGCTCTGATTGTGTCATCGGAAAAATGGGTAGAAACCCCTAACTTCTAGTTAGGCTTTACATTTCCCCTTCCGGGGAGGAGGGTATGGTTGCCCTCCTAACACACCTATTTCTAGGGTAAAGTTAGCTTCGCCAAGGTTTTAAGAGCTTGCTAGGTTAGTGGCACTTCCTTAACCCGATAAAGATGTTTAACCACTAACGACAGAGCCTGGGACTAGCTACGCATCCACAGGGTGTCATGACTCAAAAAACGTAGTCAATTAAGACTTAGGCTGGTCAACTAATGCTGAAGGTGAGGCATTACTTCGCGTAGCCTGCGCTCCGCCCATAGCCCCTTTACTTCAGTACGGGTTGCTGACATCGCGTGACCTTCAGTAGAAAAAATCAATTCGGGCTGAAATATCGAATACTCTCAGTCTACCGCTTTGGGAAGCCTACAACAAGTTAGCTGTTGATGGTTGACTGTTGACTGTTGACTGTTGACTGTTGACTGTTGACTAATTACTGATTACTGATTACTATTTATTCCCTGTTCCCTGTTCCCTGTTCCCTGTTCCCTCATTAATATGAATTCAGTGGATTTAGCCTTTACATCTGCTTTAGAACAAGCACGATTAATTCGCACAAAAGTTTTATCTCCTTTAGAATTAATTGATTTTTATTTAGATCGAATTCAACGCTTAAATCCGCAGTTGGGTTGTTATTTTACCGTCATTGCAGAAACTGCTATAGAACTCGCCCAAACCCAAACGGAACAACTCACCCAAGCTTCTGATATTAACGAATTACCGCCCTTTTTTGGGGTTCCTATTTCAATCAAAGATTTAAACCCCGTTGCGGGAGTAGCCTGTACTTATGGTTCACGGGCATTACTCGATAAAATAGCAACTTATGATGATGGAGTTGTTAGTCGCATTCGTCAAGCGGGATTTAATATATTAGGCAAAACCGCCACTTCAGAAGTCGGCTCATTACCCTACACCGAACCCGATGGCTTTCCTCCCGCTCGTAACCCTTGGAATTTAGATTATACCCCCGGTGGTTCCAGTGGAGGCGCAGCCGCAGCCGTAGCCGCCGGATTATCCCCCGTTGCTCATGGGTCGGATGGCGGGGGTTCAGTTCGTGGCCCTGCCTTTTGTTGTGGTTTAGTCGGAATTAAACCTACGCGGGGGCGAGTGTCCCATGCTCCAGTCGGAGACTTTCAAAGTGGGATTTCTAGCGATGGCCCCCTAGCCCGTACCGTTGCCGATGCTGCGGCATTATTAGATGTAATGTCAGGATATATTTTAGGTGATCCCTATTGGTTGCCTGATCCGAATCCTTCCTTTTTAGCTGCGACAAAACAGCCTCCCAAGTCTTTAAAAATTGCAGTAGCAACGTCTATTTTACCCGTTGGTCAAGCCTCCCCAGACTGTGAACAAGCGGTTAAAAATACCGTTAAGCTTCTGGAACAATTAGGTCATCAAATAGAAGTTATTAACCCCGATTTTACTGATATTATTGAACCGTTTACTTTGGTTTGGAAATCGGGAGTCGCAGCAGCCGGAATTCCTTCAGAGTATTTAGGTTCGGTGAATCAATGGTTAATGGAAACCCAAATAACAGCCGGACAATATTTGCAAGCGGTGTCTAAAATGCAGGTGGCAGGTCGTCAAATTGTCGCTTCATTAAGTCCCTTTGATGTTATTGTTTTACCCACCTATATGCACCCAGCAATTTCTGTGGGAGAATATGCTCAACTTTCGCCAGAAGAAACATTACAGCGTATTATTGAATGGATCGCTCCCTGTCCCGCTTTTAATGTTAGTGGTCAACCGGCGATCGCTATTCCCACAGGTTTCACGTCTGAAGGTTTACCCGTTGGGGTGCAATTAGTGGGAAAACCCGCAACGGAAGCCACTTTAATCGCCTTAGCAGCACAACTAGAGGCGGCACAACCCTGGGAACACCATCGCCCCCCCATAGGAATGACGTAATTCGATGTTAAACTTTTGAGATTGTTTAACCCAGACATTTGATTATGCCTGAAATTCCGGGATCTGGTTTTTCTATTCTTTCTCAACTCCAGGGGAAAAAATTGTTCTTTCCCTTGAGTTTTTTAACGTCTACAATTGTTAGCAGTTTTCTGCTGTTTCCTCTTTCAGTGCGTGCAGCAGAATCTGTTGTGATCAGACAAGGATTTATTTATGCTACGGTTTCGGTAAAAGACTTAAAAGAATTTGCAGAAACCGGAAAAGTTCCTTTAGGATTATTGGGTTATTTTAGTTTTTTAACTCCCGAACAAAAGCAACAGGCTTTAGGAGCTTTAAACATTAAAATTAAAATCCAAGATGAAACGGTAGATGCCATTGTTAATAGTCAAGTCGGAACTCGACTTTTAACTGATATTGATACCATTATTTCTTCTGAACAATCCCAAGGAGGGACTGCAATTAAAGAAGCGATTTTGTTGTCTGGTAAATCTCCCCAAGGGTTATCGGTTATTAATTTTTTAGAAAACTATCCCCTATCTAAAATTGAGATTAATGTTCCTAAAGCCTTTCAGGTTTTAAAACGATTAAATCAAGGATTTTGGCAAACTCAAAGATTACTATTAGAAGTTTTACCCAAATTTCCCACCGGAGACTTTCAACCTCCACCAATTACCTTTGATCCAACTCAAGCAGGGCCAGGAAAAGTTGAAATTACCCAAATAGAATTGCTGGATCAACAACGAAATCGTAATATTCCTGTTTATATTTATTCATCCTCCGCAGCCACACCCGATAAACCCCTAATTCTTTATTCTCACGGTCGGGGTTCAGATTATCAAGAATTACGCTATTTAATGGAACATTTAGCCTCCTATGGCTATACTGTTATTGTTCCTGAACATCCTGGGAGTAACGCCACTTATGTAGATAAGAATTTGTTTTTATCTCCCACAGAAATTATTGAACGCCCCCAAGATTTGATTTTTACGTTGGATGAATTAGAAAAATTGAATACCAATGATCCGAGATTTAAAGGTAAATTTAATACAAATAATACTTTAGTTTTTGGCTATTCTTATGGAGGAGCAACGGCTTTAGCTTTAGCGGGAGGAGAGTTTCAAATTGATGAACTCAGGAAAAATTGTGATCAAAGCTTTATTACTTTTAGTTTAGGAAAAGCTACCCAATGTTTAGCCGCAGAACTTCCGAAAGATCGCTATCACTTTAGTGATCCTCGAATTAAACGGGCGATATCCTTTGCTCCGACCGCTTCTGTTTTATTTGGAAAAACTGGATTAAATAAAGTTCAGGTTCCCACATTGATTTTAACACAATCTTCCGATAAAGTCACTCCGGCTTTACCTGAACAAATCGCCATTTTTCCTCAAATTAAAACCGAGAAATTATTATTAGGGGTTTTAGGAGCGACCCATTTAAGTGTTCGAGATCCTGGAACAATTGGGGATCAAAGTTGGATTCCCATTACTCCGATTTCTGGCGGTGAAGTAATTGCTGAGGCTTCAAAAGATGTCCGTAATTATGCTAAAATAATTGCCTTAGCAACCGCAGCACAGTTAACTCCAGAAGCAGAAAAATATCAGGTATTCCTGACACCCGAATATTATCGCTCTATTTCAACTCAAGCTTTTCCCGCGCGTTTAATTACGGATATTCCTCCAGAAACTCAAGTTTTTATTGAAGAGTTATTAGAAACTCAATATTAATATCTAGCAGTCCTAAATAGGTTGTAATATTTTATCGTAGGGTTTGGTTTCCAAACCCAGGCGCAAAGAGGGTTTGGAGGGACACATTGGTGTCAACTTAAGTCATAATGCCCTGAAATAAATTTCGGGCTAAGAAGCGATCGGCATCTAAAGATGACTCAAGACTTGTCTTTCTTAACCCGTTTTAACGGGTTTAAGCTTTTAGCCTGAAATTTATTTCAAGGCTTTTGGCGTTAAGTTGACACCGATGGGAGGGACATCACCCCTACAGGTTTTGATCACAAATCCTTTAGGATTGCTATAGTATACTTTCAGGGGTAAACTCTAGTCATTGAGGATATTGACATTGCAACTGCTCATTCCTTTTGAATTGCAGTGTTCTCCCTCTCAAACCCTCTTAATGTACAAACTGCTCAAATCCGATGATAGCAGTTGTATAAATACAGTGATTGACTGATACTAATCCAGCGAGCGTGAACCGTAAAATCTGTTTCTTTCAGTTAAGCTGTTCCCTATTCCCTATTCCCTGTTCCCTGCTATACAATAAATTCCCATAAATATGGTTATCTAAAAATTGCTTATGACTC
Proteins encoded in this window:
- a CDS encoding type IV pilus twitching motility protein PilT, with the protein product MTQSERPPVPRPPVPGVPPRPPAPKAPPPPGATVVSGAVAASAQAAATKVTVMATPRNKGPSPGNPTLHEIVKRANDEGASDVHLGVNEPPRFRKRGDIVPLEWPNTDLNTFMSWLMEVLTDEEIHQFQENLDFDGAADLGFVRIRISIFDALNGPSLVLRLIGSTILTLEQLKLPEVFKKICQYHKGLILVTGPTGSGKSTTLAAMIDYMNRNYAYNIITIEDPVEFVHESKKSLIKHREVGRHTLKFFNALKGALRQDPDVLLVGEIRDKETMQIALKAAQTGHLVSGTLHTNSAVKTLTRILDMFTAEEQPSIKVSISESLVAIIAQLLCKTTDGKRAAFHDVLINTDVIKEYIVKDKFEEINQIMLKDTYEGMTTMNKSLYNLYQEGRITEEICLEVSPFPNEMSQMLRGRV
- a CDS encoding amidase is translated as MNSVDLAFTSALEQARLIRTKVLSPLELIDFYLDRIQRLNPQLGCYFTVIAETAIELAQTQTEQLTQASDINELPPFFGVPISIKDLNPVAGVACTYGSRALLDKIATYDDGVVSRIRQAGFNILGKTATSEVGSLPYTEPDGFPPARNPWNLDYTPGGSSGGAAAAVAAGLSPVAHGSDGGGSVRGPAFCCGLVGIKPTRGRVSHAPVGDFQSGISSDGPLARTVADAAALLDVMSGYILGDPYWLPDPNPSFLAATKQPPKSLKIAVATSILPVGQASPDCEQAVKNTVKLLEQLGHQIEVINPDFTDIIEPFTLVWKSGVAAAGIPSEYLGSVNQWLMETQITAGQYLQAVSKMQVAGRQIVASLSPFDVIVLPTYMHPAISVGEYAQLSPEETLQRIIEWIAPCPAFNVSGQPAIAIPTGFTSEGLPVGVQLVGKPATEATLIALAAQLEAAQPWEHHRPPIGMT
- a CDS encoding alpha/beta hydrolase, coding for MPEIPGSGFSILSQLQGKKLFFPLSFLTSTIVSSFLLFPLSVRAAESVVIRQGFIYATVSVKDLKEFAETGKVPLGLLGYFSFLTPEQKQQALGALNIKIKIQDETVDAIVNSQVGTRLLTDIDTIISSEQSQGGTAIKEAILLSGKSPQGLSVINFLENYPLSKIEINVPKAFQVLKRLNQGFWQTQRLLLEVLPKFPTGDFQPPPITFDPTQAGPGKVEITQIELLDQQRNRNIPVYIYSSSAATPDKPLILYSHGRGSDYQELRYLMEHLASYGYTVIVPEHPGSNATYVDKNLFLSPTEIIERPQDLIFTLDELEKLNTNDPRFKGKFNTNNTLVFGYSYGGATALALAGGEFQIDELRKNCDQSFITFSLGKATQCLAAELPKDRYHFSDPRIKRAISFAPTASVLFGKTGLNKVQVPTLILTQSSDKVTPALPEQIAIFPQIKTEKLLLGVLGATHLSVRDPGTIGDQSWIPITPISGGEVIAEASKDVRNYAKIIALATAAQLTPEAEKYQVFLTPEYYRSISTQAFPARLITDIPPETQVFIEELLETQY